A single window of Arcobacter venerupis DNA harbors:
- a CDS encoding DUF5718 family protein codes for MLLDDLKDYLGFAVAGNFANHLGEAGEASEFAVIKTEEKDAPKGMFPFYIKNHNSFLGTYPICDEIILTHGRENENLQVEAEVALICDFEYKDGKVIDIIPKYFSAFNDCSIRVNNGEKLSTKKNWGINTKGISQDIIEIDNFTEKGILSKYHISSFIKRDGIVYDYGTTSAVKSYSYFFHQLKDWMINKLNTQEDCGPLEELTQFMTEAKNSKGILIAAGATAYTEFGKHNFLKKGDEIFVYVYNAHAHSFLDIMNDMCGMDTYLGQCSKLHQIVQ; via the coding sequence ATGTTATTAGATGATTTAAAAGATTATTTAGGTTTTGCTGTTGCTGGAAATTTTGCTAATCACTTAGGTGAAGCGGGAGAAGCTAGTGAATTTGCAGTAATAAAAACCGAAGAAAAAGATGCACCAAAAGGAATGTTTCCTTTTTATATAAAAAACCATAACAGTTTTTTGGGAACTTATCCAATATGTGATGAAATTATTTTAACACATGGAAGAGAAAATGAGAATTTACAAGTTGAAGCAGAAGTTGCATTAATTTGTGACTTTGAATACAAAGATGGAAAAGTAATTGATATTATTCCAAAATATTTTTCAGCCTTTAATGACTGCTCTATTAGGGTAAATAATGGAGAGAAATTAAGTACTAAAAAGAACTGGGGAATTAATACAAAAGGAATTTCACAAGATATTATAGAGATTGATAACTTTACTGAAAAAGGAATTTTAAGTAAATATCATATCTCTTCATTTATCAAAAGAGATGGAATTGTATATGATTATGGAACAACAAGTGCTGTAAAATCATATAGTTACTTTTTTCATCAATTAAAAGATTGGATGATAAATAAATTAAATACCCAAGAAGATTGTGGACCACTTGAAGAGTTAACTCAATTTATGACTGAGGCAAAAAATTCAAAAGGTATTTTAATAGCAGCAGGTGCAACTGCTTATACAGAATTTGGAAAACACAATTTTCTAAAAAAAGGTGATGAAATTTTTGTTTATGTTTATAATGCCCATGCACATAGTTTCTTAGATATTATGAATGATATGTGCGGGATGGATACTTATTTAGGACAATGTTCAAAACTTCATCAAATAGTACAATAA
- a CDS encoding flavin reductase family protein yields MILDYKNIDDLNRYKIMSGTVIPRPIAWIVTEDEGVLNAAPFSYFIPISSNPALLIVSIGKKDDGSPKDSLANILKTKKATICFVNKDNVDKVQKCAMPLGKDESEIEKFEIDVKNVMEGFPPMIASSQSAMFCEYYDTYKISGDITPVVLELKYQYIEDDRINERNHVNVENLGRCGVSFKALVDL; encoded by the coding sequence ATGATTTTAGATTATAAAAATATTGACGATTTAAATAGATATAAAATTATGTCAGGAACTGTAATTCCACGACCAATAGCTTGGATAGTAACTGAAGATGAGGGTGTTTTAAATGCTGCACCTTTTTCATATTTTATTCCTATTTCTTCAAATCCTGCATTATTAATTGTTTCAATTGGGAAAAAAGATGATGGAAGTCCAAAAGATTCATTAGCAAATATCTTAAAAACTAAAAAAGCAACTATTTGTTTTGTAAATAAAGATAATGTTGATAAAGTTCAAAAATGTGCAATGCCTCTTGGAAAAGATGAGAGTGAAATTGAAAAGTTTGAAATAGATGTAAAAAATGTAATGGAAGGCTTTCCTCCAATGATAGCATCTTCACAAAGTGCAATGTTTTGTGAATATTATGATACATATAAAATTTCAGGAGATATTACACCTGTAGTTTTAGAGTTAAAGTATCAATATATTGAAGATGATAGAATAAATGAAAGAAATCATGTAAATGTAGAAAATCTTGGAAGATGTGGAGTCTCTTTTAAAGCTTTAGTTGATTTATAA
- the mscL gene encoding large conductance mechanosensitive channel protein MscL, whose product MLKEFRDFLIKGNVVDMAVGFIFGAAFATLIKSLVTNVIMPPIGLLLGRVDFSQLFISLDGNSYATLAELEKAGAPAIKLGLFVNDTISFVILGFVMFMFIKSYNKLKKEEVVEEKAPTTKVCSECAMEIPIAAKKCGHCGNTAV is encoded by the coding sequence ATGTTAAAAGAATTTAGAGATTTTCTAATAAAAGGCAATGTAGTTGATATGGCAGTTGGATTTATTTTTGGAGCTGCTTTTGCAACTTTAATCAAATCACTTGTAACAAATGTGATTATGCCTCCAATTGGATTATTACTGGGAAGAGTTGATTTTTCACAATTGTTTATCTCTTTAGATGGAAATTCTTATGCTACTTTAGCAGAATTAGAAAAAGCTGGAGCTCCTGCAATTAAATTAGGTTTATTTGTAAATGATACAATTTCATTTGTAATTTTAGGTTTTGTAATGTTTATGTTTATAAAATCATATAACAAATTAAAAAAAGAAGAAGTTGTTGAAGAAAAAGCTCCAACTACAAAAGTTTGTAGTGAGTGTGCAATGGAAATTCCAATTGCTGCAAAAAAATGTGGACACTGTGGAAATACAGCAGTATAA
- a CDS encoding fumarate hydratase, whose amino-acid sequence MKVIKEQDIVDSIADACQYISYFHPEDFVTAMVEAYENEKGEAAKNAIGQILINSKMCALGHRPLCQDTGSVNIFVRVGLKANLELTKELVDVLNEGVAKGYTDPDNTLRYSVVSDPAGKRTNTKNNTPAVIHVTVDNSDELDITVAAKGGGSENKSKFAVLNPSDSIYDWVMANVREMGAGWCPPGILGIGIGGNPEKAMLLAKESLMGHVDIHELQKRGPQNALEELRLKLYEDINKIGIGAQGLGGLTTVVDVKILDYPCHAASLPVAMIPNCAATRHIHFKLKAGEGVAKFKKPNLDLWPDIELPMDTIKKVNIADLTKENLSQFKSGDTLLLTGKILTARDAAHKKIVEYKNAGKPLPNGVDLKDRFIYYVGPVDPVRDEKVGPAGPTTSTRMDKFTKDMMEIGIMGMIGKAERKQPTIDLIKEYKSMYLIATGGAAYLISQSIKDAKVLAFEEMGMEAIYEFDVEDMPVTVAVDTEGVSIHTTGPAKWRTI is encoded by the coding sequence ATGAAAGTAATTAAAGAACAAGATATAGTAGATAGTATTGCAGACGCCTGTCAATACATTTCATATTTTCACCCAGAAGATTTTGTAACAGCTATGGTTGAAGCTTATGAAAATGAAAAAGGTGAAGCTGCTAAAAATGCAATTGGACAAATTTTAATTAATTCTAAAATGTGTGCATTGGGACATAGACCTTTATGTCAAGATACTGGATCAGTAAATATTTTTGTTAGAGTTGGATTAAAAGCTAACTTGGAATTAACGAAAGAATTAGTTGATGTATTAAACGAAGGTGTTGCAAAAGGATATACTGATCCTGATAATACTTTAAGATATTCTGTTGTTTCTGATCCTGCTGGAAAAAGAACTAATACTAAAAACAATACTCCTGCTGTTATTCATGTTACTGTTGATAATTCTGATGAATTAGATATTACTGTTGCTGCAAAAGGTGGAGGAAGTGAAAACAAATCTAAATTTGCTGTATTAAATCCATCAGATTCTATTTATGACTGGGTTATGGCAAATGTTAGAGAAATGGGAGCTGGATGGTGTCCTCCTGGAATTTTAGGTATTGGTATTGGTGGAAATCCAGAAAAAGCTATGCTTTTAGCAAAAGAATCTTTAATGGGTCATGTTGATATTCATGAACTACAAAAAAGAGGTCCTCAAAATGCTTTAGAAGAATTAAGATTAAAATTATATGAAGATATTAATAAAATAGGAATTGGTGCACAAGGATTAGGAGGATTAACAACAGTTGTTGATGTTAAAATTTTAGATTATCCATGTCATGCTGCTTCTTTACCAGTTGCAATGATTCCTAACTGTGCTGCAACTAGACATATTCACTTTAAACTAAAAGCTGGAGAAGGTGTAGCTAAATTTAAAAAACCAAATTTAGATTTATGGCCAGATATTGAACTTCCAATGGATACAATTAAAAAAGTAAATATTGCAGACTTAACTAAAGAGAACTTATCTCAATTTAAATCAGGTGATACATTATTATTAACTGGAAAAATTTTAACTGCACGTGATGCTGCTCATAAAAAAATTGTTGAGTACAAAAATGCTGGTAAACCTCTTCCAAATGGTGTTGATTTAAAAGACAGATTCATTTATTATGTTGGACCTGTTGATCCAGTAAGAGATGAAAAAGTAGGACCTGCGGGACCAACTACATCTACAAGAATGGATAAATTTACAAAAGACATGATGGAAATTGGAATCATGGGAATGATTGGTAAAGCTGAAAGAAAACAGCCAACAATTGATTTAATTAAAGAATATAAATCTATGTATTTAATTGCAACGGGAGGTGCAGCATACTTAATTTCTCAATCAATTAAAGATGCTAAAGTTCTTGCTTTTGAAGAAATGGGAATGGAAGCTATTTACGAATTTGATGTAGAAGACATGCCTGTTACTGTGGCAGTTGATACAGAAGGTGTTTCAATTCACACTACTGGTCCTGCTAAATGGAGAACTATTTAA
- a CDS encoding MFS transporter: MNYRKLFREHKIIRDLSLVQFISYFGAWFSNVAIYTMLVNFGSTEFAISLVTAMHFLPAILIAPFSGAIIDRVKIKPLMISLIIVELVMTLCFLTIDDKSQLWLLMIFIFIRMSAASMFFSTEMSLLAKLLREKPLQLANEIHSIIWSFTYAAGMAISGFVVNLYGVKVAFIIDAFIFFTALIIFINIDFVVKASVTTDKIFQLIKDGFIYIKNHKIMLHLIFLHSCVGLTSFDALITILAKNEYKYVISVPLAIGLSNAVRAVALMIGPMLISKYVTKQNLHYLMIFQGLSIILWGFMQENFYISLIALFFVGLSTTILWSFTYALIQDTCDERFIGRVISYNDMFFMLSCVLTTLFIGLMASLTSVDIITILLGVGFLAFAFYYTRILKWI; encoded by the coding sequence TTGAACTATCGTAAACTTTTTAGAGAGCATAAAATTATAAGGGATTTATCCCTTGTTCAATTTATCTCTTATTTTGGAGCTTGGTTTTCAAATGTAGCTATTTATACTATGCTTGTAAATTTTGGCTCAACAGAATTTGCTATTTCTTTAGTAACTGCTATGCACTTTTTACCAGCAATTTTAATTGCTCCTTTTTCAGGTGCAATAATTGATAGAGTTAAAATCAAACCTTTAATGATAAGTCTTATTATAGTTGAGTTAGTAATGACTTTATGCTTTTTAACAATAGATGACAAAAGTCAACTTTGGCTTTTGATGATTTTCATTTTTATTAGAATGAGTGCTGCTTCTATGTTTTTTTCAACAGAAATGTCACTATTAGCTAAACTATTAAGAGAAAAACCATTACAACTTGCAAATGAAATACATTCAATTATTTGGTCATTTACTTATGCTGCTGGTATGGCAATAAGTGGTTTTGTTGTAAATCTTTATGGTGTAAAAGTAGCTTTTATTATTGATGCTTTTATATTTTTTACTGCTTTAATAATTTTTATAAATATTGATTTTGTTGTAAAAGCAAGTGTTACAACAGACAAAATCTTTCAACTTATAAAAGATGGATTTATTTATATCAAAAACCATAAGATAATGTTACATTTAATCTTTTTACACTCTTGTGTTGGATTAACTTCTTTTGATGCTTTGATTACTATTTTGGCAAAAAATGAGTATAAATATGTTATCTCTGTTCCTTTAGCAATTGGATTATCAAATGCTGTAAGAGCAGTTGCATTGATGATTGGACCTATGTTAATATCAAAATATGTTACAAAACAGAACTTACACTATTTAATGATATTTCAAGGATTAAGCATAATTTTATGGGGATTTATGCAAGAAAACTTTTATATATCTTTGATAGCTTTATTTTTTGTGGGACTAAGTACCACGATTTTATGGTCATTTACCTATGCTTTAATCCAAGATACTTGTGATGAAAGATTTATAGGAAGAGTTATTTCTTACAACGATATGTTTTTTATGCTTTCATGTGTACTAACAACTTTATTTATTGGATTAATGGCAAGTTTAACTTCTGTAGATATAATAACTATTCTTTTAGGAGTAGGATTTTTAGCTTTTGCTTTTTATTACACAAGGATTTTGAAATGGATATAA
- a CDS encoding methyl-accepting chemotaxis protein, whose product MNNLKLQHKIFLILLLPIIAILILSFISIKDKYEKNIKMNESLNYLYFLENVSSLIHNLQKEREFSILFLETYGKEYVEELKNQKIKSDESTNKLNESLKKYSFFKDEDSNKEILNYETNIKNIDEIRQKSLKLEISKEELERIYTTQIDNLTNFVENLLKYSNIADLLKYSQSYIAFSHLIDESFDEQEYIRNILNIGNISGDNYNNFLTSVSKQNLYLEIIKNNIFNEDLENLKKIFSSNDFEQIDNIRKVIFLKSQKNEFMLKIKELSGYGGLINLYKDYLENKDDKLLNKMQSKHSSLLKVIKYYEKFDGTTPEEIVLLKTLQDTFDLMIANAYDISQSDNDSSNKEKIDNKNAINALNQLSNNIYGANINWKEKSTNKINLLINAQKELYDDLISYVNTNITTFRNQIIFELAFITFLTILIFIIIYFMTRKIVISMRNFQANLNEFLAYSMKEKETVTLHDIQGNDEFAIMTKEMNSQIKKIEEIQEQDKKVVLEISDVIEKVNNGFFEYTIKQKAVTKDIEDLRLIINKMLNRTKSKIDNINLLLNSYMQSDYVFKLSEVQKRGMYGDFGTLCTSTQLLGNSSSQLIAMITNAGIELENNTKILASSSNELALSSTQQASSLEQSSAALEQITSNIRNNNQNMNQMMNIANDVNEAATIGSKFAFQTSNSMDEINEKVKAINQAISIIDQIAFQTNILSLNAAVEAATAGEAGKGFAVVAAEVRNLASRSAEAAREIKNLVESASLKSNEGKDIAQNMIKGYESLTSKITQTKDIIQNVTQFSKEQEVGIIQINETISRLDIATQENAFTSSNIDVLSKEVSKLSSRLLQITAQAKIDKNYYEMVENIDLMKDISKYKNDHINLKKKYFSTLDSFENCEVVDCKSCNMGKWIISCEEKNVPFTKSKEWNILKTNHEEVHEKIGFYIQNNAKRVENKLLREISAQIEDATANVFDSLNDVLYIDSKNLKKVINL is encoded by the coding sequence ATGAATAATTTAAAATTACAGCATAAGATATTTTTAATATTGTTACTTCCTATTATTGCAATATTAATTTTATCTTTTATCTCAATTAAAGATAAATATGAAAAAAATATAAAAATGAATGAGAGTTTAAACTATCTTTATTTTTTAGAAAATGTTTCATCGTTAATTCATAATCTACAAAAAGAAAGAGAATTCTCAATACTTTTTTTAGAGACTTATGGAAAAGAATATGTTGAGGAATTAAAAAATCAAAAGATCAAAAGTGATGAGTCAACTAATAAATTAAATGAATCTTTGAAAAAATACTCTTTTTTTAAAGATGAAGATTCAAATAAAGAGATTTTAAATTATGAGACAAATATTAAGAATATTGATGAGATAAGACAAAAAAGTTTAAAACTAGAAATTAGTAAAGAAGAATTAGAAAGAATTTATACAACACAAATTGATAATTTAACAAATTTTGTAGAGAACTTACTTAAATATTCAAATATTGCAGATTTATTAAAATATTCTCAATCTTATATTGCATTTTCCCATTTAATAGATGAATCATTTGATGAGCAAGAATATATTAGAAATATTTTAAATATTGGAAATATTTCTGGGGATAATTACAATAATTTTTTAACATCAGTTTCAAAACAAAATCTTTATTTAGAAATTATAAAAAATAATATATTTAATGAGGACTTAGAGAATCTAAAAAAAATATTTTCATCTAATGATTTTGAACAAATTGATAATATTAGAAAAGTTATATTTTTAAAAAGTCAGAAAAATGAGTTTATGTTAAAAATAAAAGAACTTAGTGGTTATGGAGGATTAATTAATTTATACAAAGATTATTTAGAAAACAAAGATGATAAATTATTAAATAAAATGCAATCAAAACACTCTTCTCTTTTAAAAGTTATAAAATATTATGAAAAATTTGATGGAACAACTCCTGAAGAAATTGTCTTGTTAAAAACATTACAAGATACATTTGATTTAATGATAGCAAATGCATATGATATTTCTCAATCTGATAATGACTCTTCAAATAAAGAAAAGATTGATAATAAAAATGCCATTAATGCTTTAAATCAATTATCAAATAATATTTATGGTGCTAATATAAACTGGAAAGAGAAATCAACTAATAAAATTAATTTATTAATAAATGCTCAAAAAGAACTATATGATGATTTAATCTCTTATGTAAATACAAATATTACAACTTTTAGAAATCAAATAATTTTTGAGTTAGCTTTTATAACATTTTTAACTATATTAATATTTATTATTATTTATTTTATGACAAGAAAAATTGTTATATCAATGAGAAATTTTCAAGCTAATTTAAATGAATTTTTAGCCTATTCAATGAAAGAAAAAGAAACAGTAACTTTACACGATATTCAAGGAAATGATGAATTTGCAATAATGACAAAAGAGATGAACTCTCAAATTAAAAAAATTGAAGAGATTCAAGAACAAGATAAAAAAGTTGTTTTAGAAATATCAGATGTAATAGAAAAAGTAAATAATGGATTTTTTGAGTATACAATAAAACAAAAAGCTGTAACAAAAGATATTGAAGATTTAAGACTTATTATAAATAAGATGTTAAATAGAACAAAATCTAAAATTGATAATATAAATCTTTTGTTAAATAGTTATATGCAATCTGATTATGTATTTAAACTTAGTGAAGTTCAAAAGAGGGGTATGTATGGTGATTTCGGAACATTATGTACATCAACACAACTTTTAGGGAATTCTTCTTCTCAATTAATTGCAATGATTACAAATGCTGGAATTGAACTTGAAAACAATACTAAAATTTTAGCGAGTTCTTCAAATGAATTAGCTCTTTCTTCAACGCAACAAGCAAGTTCATTGGAACAAAGTTCAGCTGCCCTTGAACAAATAACTTCAAATATAAGAAATAACAATCAAAATATGAATCAAATGATGAATATTGCAAATGATGTAAACGAAGCTGCAACTATTGGAAGTAAATTTGCTTTCCAAACTTCAAATTCTATGGATGAAATAAATGAAAAAGTTAAAGCAATTAATCAAGCTATTTCAATAATTGATCAAATTGCATTTCAAACAAATATTTTATCTTTAAATGCTGCGGTTGAAGCTGCAACAGCTGGAGAAGCAGGAAAAGGATTTGCTGTTGTTGCAGCAGAAGTAAGAAACTTAGCTTCTAGAAGTGCAGAAGCTGCACGTGAAATAAAAAATTTAGTTGAGAGTGCTAGTTTAAAATCAAATGAGGGAAAAGATATAGCTCAAAATATGATAAAAGGATATGAGAGTTTAACTTCAAAAATTACTCAAACAAAAGATATTATTCAAAATGTTACACAGTTTAGTAAAGAGCAAGAAGTTGGTATTATTCAAATAAATGAAACAATTTCAAGATTAGATATTGCAACTCAAGAAAATGCCTTTACCTCTTCAAATATTGATGTTTTATCAAAAGAAGTATCTAAACTTTCAAGCAGATTATTACAAATAACTGCACAAGCAAAAATAGATAAGAATTATTATGAAATGGTTGAAAATATAGATTTAATGAAAGATATTTCAAAATATAAAAATGATCATATAAATCTAAAAAAGAAATATTTCTCAACACTTGATTCTTTTGAAAATTGTGAAGTAGTAGATTGTAAATCTTGTAACATGGGAAAATGGATTATCTCTTGTGAAGAAAAAAATGTACCATTTACAAAGTCAAAAGAGTGGAATATATTAAAAACAAATCATGAAGAAGTTCACGAAAAAATTGGATTTTATATTCAGAATAATGCAAAAAGGGTTGAAAATAAACTTTTAAGAGAAATATCAGCTCAAATTGAAGATGCAACAGCAAATGTTTTTGACAGCTTAAATGATGTTTTATATATTGATTCAAAAAATTTAAAAAAAGTAATTAATCTATAA